One window of the Thermogemmatispora onikobensis genome contains the following:
- the holA gene encoding DNA polymerase III subunit delta, whose amino-acid sequence MFYLLHGDDEFSSREALRRLRRQGDFGYNQDVYHGDETELATIVATCSTLPFLSEGRLVIVEGLPRKRRSSSSTAQEREAASVSAESDQGAGSATGEGAGERKRSRARKGSKKAGPASRADFEQGLASFVPAMPASTTLILLVDEALEARHPLVEAARRHGQEIKSLLPKGAALERWIEERAAQLKVRITHEAVTLLANFIGSQTRMLANELEKLATYVGEGGTIDVPQVRALSAQVQETRIFDLTDALAQRRQKQALDILHSLLTEGQPPLLLLGFMLSQVRTLLLVKELTQKGLRAAEIASTLGIAPFIAERAVQQARQFSLVQLEFIYRQLVETDAALKRSRLSPEVAFDLVLMHFFTVPTRP is encoded by the coding sequence ATGTTCTATTTGCTGCATGGCGATGATGAGTTCAGCAGCCGCGAAGCGCTGCGGCGCCTCCGTCGGCAGGGGGATTTTGGCTACAACCAGGATGTCTACCACGGCGACGAAACCGAGCTGGCAACCATCGTAGCGACGTGCAGTACGCTCCCTTTCCTGAGCGAAGGTCGGCTAGTAATCGTCGAGGGGCTGCCCCGCAAGCGACGGAGTAGTTCCTCGACCGCTCAGGAGCGAGAGGCAGCCAGCGTTTCTGCCGAGAGCGATCAGGGGGCAGGCTCAGCAACAGGAGAGGGTGCCGGGGAGCGCAAGCGCAGTCGGGCGCGCAAGGGGAGCAAGAAAGCGGGTCCTGCTTCGCGTGCCGATTTTGAGCAGGGGCTGGCGAGCTTTGTGCCGGCGATGCCGGCCTCGACTACCTTGATCCTCCTGGTTGATGAGGCCCTTGAGGCGCGTCATCCTCTTGTGGAGGCGGCCCGCCGTCATGGTCAGGAGATCAAAAGTTTGCTCCCCAAAGGAGCCGCGCTCGAACGGTGGATCGAGGAGCGCGCCGCGCAGCTCAAGGTCCGCATTACGCACGAGGCGGTAACGCTGCTGGCGAACTTCATCGGCAGCCAGACCCGTATGCTGGCCAACGAGTTGGAGAAGCTTGCCACATATGTCGGTGAAGGCGGCACCATCGATGTTCCTCAAGTGCGGGCCCTTTCTGCCCAGGTGCAGGAGACGCGCATCTTCGATTTGACCGACGCCCTGGCCCAGCGCAGACAGAAGCAGGCCCTGGACATTCTTCACAGCCTGCTGACCGAAGGGCAGCCGCCATTGCTCTTACTGGGCTTCATGCTCTCGCAGGTGCGCACGCTTCTCCTCGTCAAAGAGCTGACGCAGAAAGGATTGCGCGCAGCAGAGATTGCCTCGACGCTGGGCATCGCGCCTTTCATCGCCGAGCGAGCTGTTCAGCAAGCGCGGCAGTTCAGTCTTGTTCAGCTTGAATTCATCTATCGCCAGCTCGTCGAAACGGATGCCGCCTTGAAGCGCAGCCGACTCAGCCCCGAGGTTGCTTTTGACCTGGTGCTCATGCACTTTTTCACCGTCCCAACCCGTCCCTAG